The following coding sequences lie in one Alosa sapidissima isolate fAloSap1 chromosome 15, fAloSap1.pri, whole genome shotgun sequence genomic window:
- the LOC121683985 gene encoding 2-oxoisovalerate dehydrogenase subunit alpha, mitochondrial-like: MAAIRGVRLFRIGCYATRQNPTSKTPRYLQLREFRVNGVHRQQPFDSSAEKPQFPGASAEFVDQLEFIKPNVISGIPVYRVMDRQGQIINPSEDPQLTKEQVLNFYQKMTLLNTMDRILYESQRQGRISFYMTNYGEEGTHIGSAAALDPNDLVFGQYREAGVLMYRGFPLDLFMAQCYANVDDLGKGRQMPVHYGSKDLNFVTISSPLATQIPQAAGAAYALKRENNNRAVICFFGEGAASEGDAHAGFNFSATLECPLIFFCRNNGYAISTPTNEQYRGDGIAARGPGYGMMSIRVDGNDVFAVYNATKEARRRAVAENQPFLIEAMTYRIGHHSTSDDSSAYRSVDEVNYWDKQDHPISRLRHYMNARNWWGEEEERTWRKQSRKLVMEAFEKAERRLKPKVDLLFSDVYQEMTPNLEKQKDAMWRHIQQYKEHYPIDLYDK, translated from the exons GGAGTTCACCGGCAGCAACCCTTTGACTCCTCAGCGGAAAAGCCACAGTTTCCTGGAGCATCTGCTGAATTTGTCGATCAGCTGGAGTTCATCAAGCCCAATGTAATCTCGGGGATTCCTGTGTACAGAGTGATGGACAGACAGGGACAGATCATCAATCCCTCAGAGGATCCACAG CTGACTAAAGAGCAGGTCTTGAATTTCTATCAGAAGATGACATTACTGAACACCATGGATCGCATCCTGTATGAATCTCAGAGACAA GGTCGTATCTCATTCTACATGACTAACTATGGTGAGGAGGGAACACATATTGGAAGTGCTGCAGCATTGGATCCCAATGATCTTGTCTTTGGCCAGTATCGTGAAGCTG gTGTCCTCATGTACCGTGGCTTCCCATTGGACCTGTTCATGGCACAATGCTATGCAAATGTTGATGACCTCGGGAAAGGCAGGCAGATGCCAGTCCACTATGGTAGCAAAGACCTGAACTTTGTCACAATCTCTTCTCCGCTGGCAACTCAGATTCCACAAG CTGCTGGGGCCGCCTATGCCTTGAAGAGGGAGAACAATAACCGTGCAGTCATTTGCTTCTTCGGAGAGGGGGCAGCAAGTGAGGGTGATGCCCATGCTGGGTTCAACTTCTCGGCCACACTGGAGTGTCCGCTAATTTTCTTCTGTCGTAACAACGGATATGCCATCTCTACACCTACCAATGAGCAGTACAGGGGTGATGGCATTG CTGCTCGTGGCCCTGGCTATGGGATGATGTCCATCCGTGTAGACGGCAATGATGTCTTTGCAGTTTACAATGCAACAAAGGAGGCTCGTCGCAGGGCCGTTGCTGAGAACCAGCCCTTCCTTATAGAGGCTATGACATATAG gATTGGTCACCATAGCACCAGTGATGACAGCTCTGCATACCGCTCAGTGGATGAAGTAAACTACTGGGACAAGCAAGACCACCCCATCTCACGCCTGCGTCACTACATGAACGCACGCAACTGGTGGGGTGAGGAAGAAGAGCGAACCTGGAGGAAACAGTCTCGCAAGCTGGTCATGGAAGCTTTTGAGAAGGCTGAGAGGCGGCTGAAGCCCAAAGTTGACCTGCTCTTCTCAGACGTGTATCAGGAAATGACTCCCAACTTGGAGAAGCAGAAGGATGCTATGTGGAGACATATTCAGCAGTACAAAGAGCATTACCCTATTGACCTTTATGACAAATAA
- the LOC121683987 gene encoding 2-oxoisovalerate dehydrogenase subunit alpha, mitochondrial-like, whose amino-acid sequence MTAVRGVRLFRMGCYATRQNPTLKTPRFLQLREFRVNGVHRQQPFDSSAEKPQFPGASAEFVDQLEFIKPNVISGIPVYRVMDRQGQIINPSEDPQLTKEQVLNFYQKMTLLNTMDHILYESQRQGRISFYSTNYGEEGTHIGSAAALDPNDLVFGQYREVGVLMYRGFPLDLFMAQCYANADDLGKGRQMPVHYGSKDLNFVTISSPLATQIPQAAGAAYALKRENDNRAVICYFGEGAASEGDAHAGFNFSATLECPLIFFCRNNGYAISTPTNEQYRGDGIAARGSGYGMMSIRVDGNDVFAVYNATKEARRRAVAENQPFLIEAMTYRIGHHSTSDDSSAYRSVEEVNYWDKQDNPISRLRHYMNARNWWGEEEERTWRKQSRKLVMEAFEKAERRLKPKVDLLFSDVYQEMTPNLEKQKDAMWRHIQQYKEHYPIDLYEK is encoded by the exons ATGACAGCAGTCAGAGGAGTGAGACTATTCAGAATGGGATGCTATGCCACTCGGCAGAATCCAACGCTGAAAACACCCCGATTCCTCCAGCTACGGGAGTTCCGCGTAAAT GGAGTTCACCGGCAGCAACCCTTTGACTCCTCAGCGGAAAAGCCACAGTTTCCTGGAGCATCTGCTGAATTTGTCGATCAGCTGGAGTTCATCAAGCCCAATGTAATCTCGGGGATTCCTGTGTACAGAGTGATGGACAGACAGGGACAGATCATCAACCCCTCAGAGGATCCACAG CTGACTAAAGAGCAGGTCTTGAATTTCTATCAGAAGATGACATTACTGAACACCATGGATCACATCCTGTATGAATCTCAGAGACAA GGTCGTATCTCATTCTACTCGACTAACTATGGTGAGGAGGGAACACATATTGGAAGTGCTGCAGCATTGGATCCCAATGATCTTGTCTTTGGCCAGTATCGTGAAGTTG gTGTCCTCATGTACCGTGGCTTCCCATTGGACCTGTTCATGGCACAATGCTATGCAAATGCTGATGACCTCGGGAAAGGCAGGCAGATGCCAGTCCACTATGGTAGCAAAGACCTGAACTTTGTCACAATCTCTTCTCCGCTGGCAACTCAGATTCCACAAG CTGCTGGGGCCGCCTATGCCTTGAAGAGGGAGAACGATAACCGCGCAGTCATTTGCTATTTCGGAGAGGGGGCAGCAAGTGAGGGTGATGCCCATGCTGGGTTCAACTTCTCGGCCACACTGGAGTGTCCGCTCATTTTCTTCTGCCGTAACAACGGATATGCCATCTCTACACCTACCAATGAGCAGTACAGGGGTGATGGCATTG CTGCTCGTGGCTCTGGCTATGGGATGATGTCCATCCGTGTAGACGGCAATGATGTCTTTGCAGTTTACAATGCAACAAAGGAGGCTCGTCGCAGGGCCGTTGCTGAGAACCAGCCCTTCCTTATAGAGGCTATGACATATAG gATTGGTCACCATAGCACTAGTGATGACAGCTCTGCATACCGCTCAGTGGAAGAAGTGAACTACTGGGACAAGCAAGACAACCCCATCTCACGCCTGCGTCACTACATGAACGCACGCAACTGGTGGGGTGAGGAAGAAGAGCGAACCTGGAGGAAACAGTCTCGCAAGCTGGTCATGGAAGCTTTTGAGAAGGCTGAGAGGCGGCTGAAGCCCAAAGTTGACCTGCTCTTCTCAGACGTGTATCAGGAAATGACTCCCAACTTGGAGAAGCAGAAGGATGCTATGTGGAGGCATATTCAGCAGTACAAAGAGCATTACCCAATTGACCTTTATGAGAAATAA